The Xyrauchen texanus isolate HMW12.3.18 chromosome 13, RBS_HiC_50CHRs, whole genome shotgun sequence genome contains the following window.
ATTTGCCTCACTGTTCATTATGATGACAGTAGTGTATGCTGGATGATGATACTGTATATTAACAGCTTTGGTGTCCTAAGTGTTTAAGGTGTTAATATTGTTCTCTCGAATTTGAATGCTTTGGTAGTTGTACAGATTTATGTGCCATTCTAAGGCTGTCACCTTGACTAAAATCTGAATTTGAACtgttaaaacaataaatacaaattgagcAGAGAGTTTGAATATCATTTCCTATTTTTTTAAAACAGGATTTTCAACCAGGGGATCGCAAGGGGAACTATGGTTGGTTTTTGAGCTTGTGATAATGCCCATGCCAAATTAAATTtacaatcaaataaataaatattcatataatattcattaaaatgtaataagaaaagtaaaagttggtaaatgtgattaaatgcatgtaatacaataaacaataaaggaaaaatattataaatgcttTTTGAAGTTCTTACTATCTAAATATTTTTCATGAATTTGTAAGTGCCATTTTCAAGTAGTTTGATGATATAATGTTATAACAACAGTAATCATAGTATTTTTAATAGTGCATACAAACACAATgtccgtctggtttggtggtgaATTATTGTGTCATCACCAGAATACTAAACAGAACCATTCAATATCCACAATATGCAGTCTTTTTAGGAATTAATGAAGCCTAGTGAATTAACACTTCATTAGCTCCAACTGGAAACGGTTTGGCAATTAAACATTCATGCAGTGATTAGAGTTTAGTAAAATATACATGATAGTTAAAGTTGTGTGATCAATCAAGGCGGTGCCACCAGGACTTGAATAAACATgactaatatttacattttgaagcatgcatAAACATTCTCTTGAAACGGAAATAAACGAATACACGGATACGCATTGTTTTGATATTTCTGAAATGTttcaatttatataatttatttgagaATCTATCAAATATAGGCCTATTTGAACGGGTTTCTTTTGCATTTTAtgggaataaaaatgaaattataaagacacttgaatacatttatttctttataaacTGAGTTTTATGTATTCACTTGcaattattttgctttttttatgcatttatacgGTTACTTATTATAAAACATGCCAAGCTAATACATccgtatatatataataatatatataatattttcttttatgtattttatgtaatgtgattaaaaacagacaaacaattatttgaaaattatttcCGTCAAGCGTTCTATCTTCACTCATTCAACCCACATTTGCATATCGAACGTTAGTGGTTATATTGTAACTGTTTAATATGTAATTGCTACAATATAACAAGCTGTATAAATACAGGCAGCACGCATGTGCGCCAAATCCACAGGTGTGGAAGCCCCCCTCGCTTTATTAAGCCGGGCCGGTTTGCAGTTTGAGGGGACATGAGCTGAAATGAAAGAGGGAGAGGCAAGAGTAGAGAGTTAATCGCGCTCGTCTCGCGAGAATAAGCGAGTCTGCCGGACGAGATGTGAGAGACTCAGGTGTAAGCGCGCTCCTCATCCACACACAGCAGAACCAAACAGAGACAGAGCCACTGCAGGCATCTCCGCAGCCAACAACCTCTGCATCCGCCTGACTGCTCGAGGACACCAGAAGAGGACGAGGAGActggatttgttttgtttgtgttcctaGAGCCCTTTTGTGCACTTTATCTGAACCGGATCCCTCGCAAACATGATGTCCATGAACAGCAAACAGCCTCATTTCGCCATGCACCCCACTTTACCTGAGCACAAGTACACAACTCTACACTCGAGCTCGGAAGCGATCAGGAGAGCCTGCCTACAAACTCCACAGGTAAACGAGCATGAAACTTCTCTCTTCTTCTACGTCTCCTGGTTTCTCCTCTGTGCATGAGGAGCGCACAATAATAAGGAGCGCTGCGAGGCACACACTgccttaatgtttttttcatgtATTCCACAGCCATCATCTGCACGTCTGTGATCTTTTCTGAAGGCATGCTCACAAAAGGCTCCGGCTTCAgccttttttgtattaattttttttgacTGGAAGCCTCTAAAAGGAATATTCTCTGTGTTTTGTGTTGACACTATTCCCTAGCTGACATatctcactctatctctctctctctcacaccgcAGCTGCAGAGCAACATCTTCGCCAGCTTAGATGAGACGCTCCTGGCCCGCGCCGAAGCTCTGGCGGCCGTGGACATCGCCGTGTCCCAGGGTAAGAGTCACCCTTTCAAGCCCGACGCCACGTACCACACGATGAACACTGTGCCATGCTCGTCCACGTCCACCGTGCCACTCGcccaccaccaccatcatcaccaccatcaccaccaccagAACCTGGAGCCGCCCGACCTTATGGACCACATCAGCTCTCCGTCGCTCACCTTGATGCCCAGTTCGCACGAAGGAGCTGGCGGAGGCGGCGGAGGGGGCGGCGGCGGGGGTTTGATCTCCACGTCGGCCCACCCGCACTCCCACATGCACGGCTTGACCCACCTGTCCCACCAGGCTGCTATGAACATGAACTCGCCGCTCACCCACCACGGGCTCTTACCGGGCCACCACGGCGGTGCGCATCAGTGCGCACCGGGACTCACTAACAACGGACTGCCCTCTATTAACGACTCTGACACGGACCCGAGGGAGCTGGAGGCGTTCGCGGAGCGTTTCAAACAGAGGAGGATCAAACTTGGGGTGACTCAGGCGGATGTGGGGGGCGCCCTGGCCAACCTAAAGATCCCGGGCGTGGGCTCACTGAGCCAAAGTACCATTTGTCGGTTCGAGTCACTTACTCTGTCGCACAACAACATGATCGCGCTCAAACCCATCCTTCAGGCGTGGTTGGAAGAGGCCGAGGGCGCCCAGCGGGAGAAAATGAGCAAACCCGACATTTTCAACGGGAGCGAGAAGAAGCGCAAGCGGACCTCCATAGCCGCTCCGGAGAAACGATCTCTGGAAGCTTATTTCGCGGTCCAGCCTCGGCCGTCTTCGGAGAAAATCGCGGCTATTGCTGAGAAATTGGACCTTAAAAAGAATGTGGTGCGAGTATGGTTTTGCAaccaaagacaaaaacaaaagaggttGAAATTTTCGGCAGCTCACTGATTGACTACTTCgagaaaaaaatctaatcaaatgtTGGACTGCGTTTTGGGGACCAAGGAATATCGCTTTGGCTCTGCTGGTATTCAAATCCGTGTGCTCATCATGACAAAtattattactgttttattttatgaaaactccttgttattttcactgtactgaaGTGAATGTGAAGTATGCAAATAACAGGTAATCCAGACGAACTCCTGGTAAATATTTCCAATATCATTGTGACATTAGATAAATAAATCCAGCTTTATTTGAGCAAGATTTGTTTTAGCCCCAATGACGTTATGATGTTATTCGAAATAATGAAAATAGCCATGGATGGATTACCTCATAGTTTAATTCTAtcctaatttatttattattaatccattaatttattttttgcacatttgtgtatttattcattcataaTAGGGAACTGCTATATTTTTGATTAGTAAATGTGTTAAAAGCAGATCCCGTTTATCATCCAGTAAATGTTATCATTCAATGTTTCAAAGGTCAGAACTAAAAATGGAGAGAGAATGAAAGTATACAGAGTCCCTTTTAATTTAAGAGTGCGAAATAAAGGTGGCAACCACCGCTTGTTGAAATTGCACTGAGATCTACTGTTATTTAGATTGGTTAGTTATATTAAATGcttttgtatatatatactaATGACACTTGCTCAAcgagcaaagtttttttttttttttttttttttgcaaattggaATTTCCCTCTgacatttcatttgaaaatgttaatggTGAATATTGGTTTACTCGCATGATCAAGGTGATTCTATTGCATTCTAAAGGAAAGTTGTCCTGAGATATAATTTCGTTGTTTTGTGTACTTTGGTTTGCAGTGCAAACATTCTATGCATTgagaatttattttgtattcttttttttttatttttattccaagCACTACATAGAGTATCTACTGGTAGACCTTTGTGGATGGTGTAAGTCACTTTTTAATGCCTGTTTTCACATAAAGATACAACGTTGTTTGTCGTGTTAATTGTTCGGGGGAAAAGTGTAAgttatgattttattttgtgcACAAGTATGTTTACAAACAGTGGCCACGTGCGCATCACGAGACGTCTCACTCTGTCATATCTGTGCACCTGTCCAACAGTCTGCTGTCTTTACCATCTGATCATCCAAATGTTTCTCCATTCTGTTAGCCAAATCCAGCTGCAGGGGCACAAGTCCCAGCAATCTTCTCAATAAACGATGGAAAATCAAAGTCACGGCTCTTTTTGGGTGGATAGCAGATGCATATGTCTTTCTACAGTATAGGCAGTCAGGCCTGAGTATAGGCCTGTAATGATCACACATATTCAGTTACTGTATTAAGTCTGTTCTTATTTAGCTAGTCAGCCTATACACCAAGGAGAAATGTACAATTAATTAATGGTTATTATGGTTATTAAAAAATATCAGCACAATCCACTAAATCATATTCACAGCTACATAACtaaacatattcatttttaatagcCTAAAAAGTCCTGAATGATATATATAGATAGAGTAGGCTTATATAGCATGAAAAATGGCAAACAGAAGGACCAAAAAGTTTTGTGCCTTAATGAAATATCGAACTGAAATACTCTTCCCCAAAAGACCACTAGTATGAAATAAAATCACACTTGGGAAAATTCAGTAGCGCAAAGAATTGAACCCAAGACACACACGTTTTATAAAAGAGAAATTGGCCCAATAACTATATGACATAGCGAGTTCCCagaattctttctttctttcctttacaGTCACTTGATTGGTTTCCTTATGAGCGCAAATCTTTCATATGCAGTCATTACTCCAGAAAGCAtgcattatttatacattttatttcgcTTCATTTCCATGGTCTGTAATTCTTAGTCTAGACTGTAACACACTAGCTGAGGTTTTGCATTCTGTTAGACCACAATTTTACTGCGAAAATAAATGTAGAAATTCTATTCGGTGAAATAGGGTACATCTTAAGagactcaataataataataataataatattattataataataatcattttcaaATGATTTTTCTTAGGCTACATGTCATTTTCGGCCTTGGTTTTACGGTGGTATTAAATTTAAATACCCTTACTACGGGTAATTAAATAATTCATGCTCTGTGGTTTggaaaaattaataaatggaatACAACAAGGCACCAATTAAAAAGCTCAGTAATTGTTATCGGCGCCCTAATGGGATGTTAGTGTGTCAAACAAATGGAAATTTTGGCCGTGCACTTGTCTGCTAAATGAGGCCACATGAGTATCACATTAGAACTCCATCAGAATGTGTGTGCGTATGATATCTCAAACGGATATGAGGATTATTAGTTCCCAGAACCAAAAGGCTTTTTAACAGAAGTTGGGTTCTGCCCCTCCGAACtgacaataaacatttaatgaaGCCTGAGACCAGTCCGTCTCCAAACAGTGTCAAggggagtttaaaaaaaaacagagcgTTAAAGGAGTATTTTAATACACTCCTCATATTAATGACAAAAAATGGGTCTAATTTCAAAAGtttgtttattcataaaaaaaaactgtgacaTTGCAGATGTTTTCCAGTGTAGCTAAAAAGAGAAAATTCAGGGGGCCAGGGGAGGGAGCTTTACATTTTGCtgcctttaaaaaaagatatgtTATATGTAAGTGATGCAATATTAATCGCGCTTTGCTGATATAAAATGCAATATTTTCAGACAGCTATCGGGGTTTTGCAGGGAAGCACTTGATGAAAGCAGGTCGCAGCTGCTGTGCTACTGGAGAAAGACACATTTATTGCAACTGTTTGGCTTTTGGCAACGAAGAGGAGAACGCTGTTGCGTGAGTATAAATGGACATTTTCTTTGGACTAAAGAAGgacttatttgtatttttatagggTCGTGCATTTTGCTCGGTAATGCACATTTTCATTATGAGTGCCATTGAGCGAGTTTGTGCACGACACCCATAGGGTTGCTGAGTTACATCAACTTTTAAATAGGTGCTTTATTAAATGCAatctttacaaatatattttctaacaCCAACGGACACTGAAATACTATAAATCAACCATTCCAATTCCGACATgcgtttttatgttattttttaaattttattatgcattttatttggcTACCCTGTCTGTCCTGAGATCAAAATTTGAGAATGAATCtttcactgtaaaaagtggtaacttgCAATCGTTAAAATTAGTTTTGCTGGTGTAACCAATGTATTCAGactgattcagtgatgttaaatgattTTATTGAGTTTTTCCCCTCCCCAGTTATTTTCGATGTCACCACATGAAGCACTTTTTTAGGTAAACATGTTCTTTACGTGAAAGATacagttttaaaaatgaaaatggaatTGGATTGTGAATGTAAagtaccttaaggagctatttctgtCTGACCTATGTAGTCAGGTTAATTcggtcattttaaataatatttgacttgaataaaaccagttcatttagatgttaccaaacgaatcacgttttttttttctcgttttcATAGATGCACGATGCTACAGACACACATTATATTTGACCTCAACAcaaagtttttacattttcctttgATTGTGTTCCGACTCTGCATGCCCTGTAATTAGATTTAACTAATCCTCTTTTCTATATGAATTCAAAACTTACTCCAAACTACATTTTCCTGCAGTTCACAGCACAGAACCTAACGCAAGCATATTTCAGCACCACGAACAGCTCCCTCGCAGATTGAAGAGTAATGCACGGAGTCTATATCAAACAGCTCTAGGGTGCTGCTGTCTTTCTGCCTGCACTAAAGCCTCTAATATGTTAATGGCCGGAGGAGATGCCGCAGGTACAGATCCCAGCTGCTTCATGAGCCATATGTCACCCAGTTTGCCTCATGGATCTATTAATCAAGAAAtacttcatcaacacaacacaactcaacagcATCCCGCCCTCAAAGTTCAGCTGCTACAAACAGCAGCAACAAAAACACCAGCTATAACCCATTTCGAGCTAAAAGAGAAACGCGCCCTGTGGATGGAtgtgcaagtaaaaaaaaaaaaaaaaaaaaacgtaaaaaaaaccaaacaataaaATCAATGCGAAGGAGTCAATAACCGTAATGTGCATGTTATTTTCGGTGATTACATGCATTAAGAAAGCATTGCGAATCTTCCAGATCATATCACGAACATCATTGCCATTACAATCTTTGATAaaatggaaattacatttaaaacatttttactttcCCTGCAGAAATCCATCTGCTTTGGATATTAACGAACATAGTTTGAtttcaatggaaaaaaataatttggaAGCACCAATGTTGCATTTATATCGGACAGAATAAGTAAAATCAAAATCATCTCGTGTTTATCCAGGATATATTCCCTTTTAGCAGATTTATTTGGCTTAAATTTGAGATATTTTATTACCTAATTAATTCGTAGAACGCACCTAATTCAGTTTGTCTCAATAATATCAATGTCTTTTTGACAGCCACCTGTGTACCTTATTACATaatggaaattaattaattaaataataaatgatcaatttaaataaaagtttgaaTCCAATATGCAAACATTTTCATCGAATAAACGAGTAGTTACAATATTTGTACAACAAAATTGCAATAACTTAATAATGATAACAATAACAAATTCAACTGCACTGTGTTTATATTTTtccgagttttttttttttttctgttttttttttcttccgttCTGtgtttagacatatttaaaaacattacaaatgattCATATTAATGGGTATTTTAAGGAGAATTATCAACTTGAATTTGAGAATTTAAGTTgatggacattttcatgtttgcgTAAGCCTAGgttgcaaacaaaataaatacttaACAACAAACTATATTTAAGTGCAGGCCCCTGTCTAGCTTGTTTAAGAATGGGGAACAAATTAAGTGTTCCACTTTACTAGTATtggttgaaataaataaataaataagtaaataaatctgGGTCAAAAGAGTGTCTTCAAAGCTTCTTCTTCCCAGTATTTagtatttcttaatttttgctttttactAAGACATGAGCCATCCTAAGCTTTCTATAAATGTATAATGTCAGGTTATATGGCATTTTGATTATAATTAAAAGTGCCAGGAAATGTAGGAAATTCAccctattataaatatataaatatatatcgtGTAAATTTAATGTGGCTGCTTGAAAATAATAATTCCATGTAGGATATaatgatataagtattatatactaatgtaaatgttttttattgttatttatttgatgttatttttaatcaatgtaaTTATTTGGCCACTATATTGTAGCAACCAATGCATTCTGTTTTATGggaaacatgcacagacagagcAAACGCATGGCTCTATATTGGTTATAACAATATCCATGAAGAATGgcctgtggatggaaatgtcagGCAGGGGGTTGGGGGAGCGAATCCTCCCAGATCTGTGTTCATTTACAACTTGTATTTATTCAGTGATCTTCAGCATTGAGGGGAGCCCAGACTGTTGACACAACGGCATATTTCAATCACAAGGGGTTCAAAGTCACACCAAAAACCTATTTGTTTAATAAATCCGTCATTTAAGTTGAAAAATATTTGATAAGCAAGGTTGACCCTCCAATCCCCAATCCCCATCCTATCCCAAACCAGAGCATTCACTGCAGCTAAAAGGAAATAGAGGTTAAAGTATTTATGCAGATGAAAACATGCTCTTCTCTGCATTTATCCGTGCATCAAACAGTGTTCTGTATCACAGACAGCTTGACTCCAAAACAAATGCAACCTTCATGACAGGAATGAAAGAGCCGGCAAGGTTTCTGCCAAACAATATTCAGCACGTGAGTATTGTGGGGTGAGCTGACTCTCCCATTGGATTGTTAGAGTAGCTGTCAGTCTGTTTCTTTATGAAGGGCTGTATAAATGTCAAGTGCTTTCTCTCATCCTGTCTCTTTAACGCTCTCGTGGCCCTGGGCCCTGCACTTTTTGACCTTCTATTGAACACACTCGCCCCTTGTCATTATCCTCATTTTGCCTCAGGAGTTCATCGTTTGTTCTACTGAACCCTCTTCACCAAAGCCAGAGATATTTACTAACCAGCTGTGTGTGACACTATTTACAAATGGGCCCTTTCAGACAGAGTTTTGAACCCATTTGGTTGCCCAAAAGCATGGAGAAAGTGTTTTCAAGATGTTATTTGACAAGAAGATCATTTTtaacaatgtactgtatgtctCTAAAGAAATGTTATTTTCTCCTTCATGCTTTCAGATGATACAATGAACagtcttcagagagagagagagagagagagagagagagaaacaataacaaaaagtaaacataatttCCCATATAGGAGATCTTTTTAATATCTCAATGTTTTCTTAtaaacagcaatgagattaaaatatattaaaatctgCTCGTTTTGCTCTCCTGAGAAAAAGATGCCAGTAATCTCACATTTGTCTCCTCTAGAATTTAAAaaaagatctcaacaatgtctcaaactgtgctttgCCAAGATACTCAAGTCTACAATCAAC
Protein-coding sequences here:
- the LOC127654319 gene encoding POU domain, class 4, transcription factor 1-like yields the protein MMSMNSKQPHFAMHPTLPEHKYTTLHSSSEAIRRACLQTPQLQSNIFASLDETLLARAEALAAVDIAVSQGKSHPFKPDATYHTMNTVPCSSTSTVPLAHHHHHHHHHHHQNLEPPDLMDHISSPSLTLMPSSHEGAGGGGGGGGGGGLISTSAHPHSHMHGLTHLSHQAAMNMNSPLTHHGLLPGHHGGAHQCAPGLTNNGLPSINDSDTDPRELEAFAERFKQRRIKLGVTQADVGGALANLKIPGVGSLSQSTICRFESLTLSHNNMIALKPILQAWLEEAEGAQREKMSKPDIFNGSEKKRKRTSIAAPEKRSLEAYFAVQPRPSSEKIAAIAEKLDLKKNVVRVWFCNQRQKQKRLKFSAAH